CCAGCTCGGACAGCAGCAGTGCCCGGGTCCGTCCGAGTACCCCGGCCAGGGCTTCGGGGACCGCGGACGTCCGCCGCTCCCAGAGGGTGCCCACACCGCGTGCGGGGTAGCGCACGGTCGGCGGGGCCAGTGGCGACAGGATGTGCCACACCCCCGGATGGACGAACACCGACGGGGTCAGGACCAGGCCGCGTCCGTCCAGGTCGCGCGGGCCGTCGACCATCTTGCTCGGCACTCGCAGGGTCGGGCCCTTCCAGCGGATACGAGGGTCCAGGTCCGCGAACGCATGGCCCACGCCCCCCTCCGCCAGCCGTCGGGCGCGGTAGAGCACCTCGCCCTCCAGCAGTGAGAGCACGCGGGGCCAGTAGGGCGCGACCGCTGTCTCCCAGTAGGCCTCGACCTCGTCGGCCAGCTGCCGCAGCCCGTTCTCCGGTTCGTCCCGCAGACGGTCCACTTCGGGGCCTCGGACCTCGGAGACCAGTTCCAGCGAGGCGCGCACGAACTCCGCTGACTGGGCGCGCACCGCTGCCAGCTCCAGGGGCAGGTCCGGCATGGCGAGGGAGGGCACGGGGCACACCAGGGCGGGTACGATCCGCGAACCCGGGCGAACCAGCTCGCTGAACATCGGCCATTCCCGTTCCGAGCTCCTGACCCGGTCCGAGACCTCCTCGGCCCACACCCGGTGCACCGGATCCGGGGCGGCCCTGGTCAGCTGGATGCGCGCGGCCACCACCTCCCAGAGCGGGGAGACGGCGAACCGGCTGCCGGTGATCTCCTCGGTGCTGAAGGTCAGCTCGATCATCACGCCTCCGCCGCGGTCGCAGTTCGGCCATGTCCGAACTCATGGTGCCCCAGCCGCCGGTGCGCGCACCATGCCCGTATGACCACGACCACTCCCCAGCCCACCCGCGGGCCGTTCGCGTCCGTAGGCTTCCGCCGCTTCTTCGCCGCCCGCACCATGGCCGACACGGGTACCGAGGTCGGCGCCCTGGCGATGCCGCTGCTCGCGGTGCTCACCCTGGACGCCACCCCCGGTCAGGTGGGTCTGCTGGGAGCCCTCA
This DNA window, taken from Nocardiopsis exhalans, encodes the following:
- a CDS encoding ArsR/SmtB family transcription factor, with the protein product MIELTFSTEEITGSRFAVSPLWEVVAARIQLTRAAPDPVHRVWAEEVSDRVRSSEREWPMFSELVRPGSRIVPALVCPVPSLAMPDLPLELAAVRAQSAEFVRASLELVSEVRGPEVDRLRDEPENGLRQLADEVEAYWETAVAPYWPRVLSLLEGEVLYRARRLAEGGVGHAFADLDPRIRWKGPTLRVPSKMVDGPRDLDGRGLVLTPSVFVHPGVWHILSPLAPPTVRYPARGVGTLWERRTSAVPEALAGVLGRTRALLLSELDTPASHGDLARRTGRSKASVSEALTALRRAGLVSAHRTGRYVLHARTGIGEALVAGVRPDPVAGAGTAKPADQPTIGRSSGSS